A single Candidatus Margulisiibacteriota bacterium DNA region contains:
- a CDS encoding leucine-rich repeat domain-containing protein produces the protein MDIKITYETLVKKITPDFLAAETAGIIKAYKEKDYQFFNRQAKKLGIEPKKTNLSKIFTNLVQLYHPDKLNGIIKEIKKLYNEKNHLKLKNFAELYIVTSDNISRTSAIDFEYDEEYGLDDDDFLKFGISVVDQEEIFSDPDDDIQNHPGQSFTDAVNTEFCRNLGYAWNIVDLQRLEGELELQFQNINDLSGIENCSNISSLNLTHNLLVDVNILSELKQLEILYLAENLIEDISFLRKLTNLRELDISFNNIREINILLILKKLEYVNLIGNPINDPHIINKLHGKGITVIY, from the coding sequence ATGGACATAAAAATTACTTATGAAACTCTGGTAAAAAAAATAACCCCTGATTTCCTGGCAGCGGAAACAGCCGGTATAATCAAGGCCTACAAAGAAAAAGATTATCAGTTTTTTAATCGACAGGCCAAAAAATTGGGTATAGAACCTAAAAAGACAAATTTATCAAAAATTTTTACCAATCTGGTCCAGCTTTACCATCCGGATAAATTAAACGGAATTATAAAAGAAATTAAAAAGCTCTATAATGAAAAAAACCACCTGAAGCTGAAGAATTTTGCTGAACTTTATATTGTCACTTCCGATAACATATCCAGGACAAGTGCTATTGATTTTGAATATGATGAAGAATACGGACTGGATGACGATGACTTTCTGAAATTCGGCATTTCCGTGGTTGATCAGGAAGAAATCTTCAGTGATCCTGATGATGATATACAAAACCATCCCGGACAAAGTTTTACAGATGCGGTTAATACGGAATTCTGCCGAAACCTGGGCTATGCATGGAATATTGTCGATCTGCAAAGATTGGAGGGTGAACTGGAACTGCAATTTCAGAACATCAATGATCTTTCCGGAATTGAAAACTGCAGCAACATCTCCAGTCTGAACCTTACACATAATCTGCTGGTTGATGTTAATATTCTATCGGAATTGAAACAGCTGGAAATTTTATATCTGGCCGAAAACCTCATTGAAGATATTTCATTCCTACGCAAATTAACCAATCTGCGGGAACTGGATATTTCTTTTAATAACATCAGAGAGATCAATATATTGCTGATTCTGAAAAAACTGGAATA